The Pseudoalteromonas translucida KMM 520 genome has a window encoding:
- the pheS gene encoding phenylalanine--tRNA ligase subunit alpha: protein MNLENILAQALEAVASASEIAQLEEMRVNYLGKKGEITSLLKTLGKIAPEERKEAGQVINQAKQDVQAAINDKRELLASKALEKKLAAETIDVTLPGRIMPTGGLHPVTRTIERIESFFGELGFAVKSGPEVEDDFHNFDALNIPEHHPARADHDTFYFNPKLVLRTQTSGVQIRTMEVEQPPLRIISPGRVYRNDYDQTHTPMFHQVEGLMVDTDVSFTELKGILHDFLRNFFEEDMEIRFRPSFFPFTEPSAEVDVMGKDGKWLEVLGCGMVHPNVLKSVGIDPEKYTGFAFGMGVERLTMLRYGVNDLRAFFENDLKFLNQFR from the coding sequence ATGAACTTAGAAAATATATTAGCGCAAGCACTTGAGGCGGTAGCCAGTGCCAGTGAAATCGCGCAGTTAGAAGAAATGCGGGTTAATTACCTTGGCAAAAAAGGCGAGATCACCAGCTTACTTAAAACGTTAGGCAAAATTGCCCCTGAAGAACGCAAAGAAGCGGGCCAAGTTATTAATCAAGCTAAACAAGATGTGCAAGCTGCTATAAACGATAAACGTGAGCTGTTAGCCAGTAAAGCGCTAGAAAAAAAGCTAGCCGCTGAAACTATCGATGTAACATTACCTGGGCGTATTATGCCTACTGGTGGTTTACATCCGGTTACACGTACCATTGAGCGCATAGAAAGCTTTTTTGGTGAGTTAGGCTTTGCAGTTAAATCGGGTCCTGAAGTTGAAGATGACTTTCATAACTTTGATGCGTTAAATATTCCTGAGCATCATCCTGCCCGTGCTGATCACGATACTTTTTACTTCAACCCTAAGCTGGTATTGCGTACGCAAACGAGTGGCGTACAAATACGTACAATGGAAGTTGAGCAACCGCCACTGCGTATTATTTCTCCTGGACGTGTATATCGTAACGATTATGACCAAACGCACACGCCTATGTTTCATCAGGTTGAAGGCTTAATGGTCGACACAGATGTGAGTTTTACTGAACTTAAAGGTATTTTACACGACTTCCTGCGTAACTTTTTTGAAGAAGACATGGAAATTCGTTTCCGTCCTTCATTTTTCCCTTTTACAGAACCTTCAGCAGAAGTAGACGTAATGGGTAAAGACGGAAAATGGCTAGAAGTATTAGGCTGTGGCATGGTACATCCAAACGTTCTTAAGTCTGTGGGCATTGATCCTGAAAAATACACCGGCTTTGCTTTTGGCATGGGTGTAGAGCGCTTAACTATGTTGCGTTATGGCGTAAACGATTTACGTGCATTTTTTGAAAATGACTTAAAATTCCTAAACCAGTTCCGTTAA
- the ihfA gene encoding integration host factor subunit alpha, whose translation MALTKADIAEHLFEKLGINKKDAKDLVEAFFEEIRSALEKGEQIKLSGFGNFDLRDKKERPGRNPKTGEDIPISARRVVTFRPGQKLKTRVEVGTSKAK comes from the coding sequence ATGGCGCTTACTAAAGCCGACATAGCTGAACACCTATTTGAAAAACTCGGGATCAATAAAAAAGATGCCAAAGATTTAGTTGAAGCGTTTTTTGAAGAAATCCGCTCAGCGCTTGAAAAAGGCGAGCAGATTAAGCTCTCTGGATTTGGTAATTTTGATCTTCGTGATAAAAAAGAAAGACCGGGACGTAATCCGAAAACAGGGGAAGATATTCCTATTTCGGCGCGTCGCGTGGTGACCTTTAGACCTGGGCAAAAACTTAAAACCCGAGTAGAAGTGGGCACAAGTAAAGCAAAGTAA
- a CDS encoding DUF2066 domain-containing protein encodes MYRLLLSALSIIFCFTASAVEVTDLYQDILKVDDKTRDTRLAASRTALLNVLVKVSGDESADQNSLAQQKTQDISDYMLKFEYDESTTGNLKLVVKFEARKINALIKELGLPLWGVQRPLIAIWLGIEDNWRRELVTQESYPQLEQLIYDKAGRRGLPVVVPLLDLQDRRLVGIPEVWGNFSEPVEEASKRYSAERSITARMYKQPDSENWVLDWRFTNDDLFELNRLTGDKQQVVAQMIDTLAKGLADEYAIDPNAYYEQAAATLTLKGTQSFVDIELAKRRLSNLSVVTQATIIRKTPDLVEFKLNHTGSVVDLKKALGLDAAFRDYVDPSAFYHVVDKNSLEYQWIGE; translated from the coding sequence GTGTATAGATTATTATTAAGTGCCTTATCAATTATATTTTGCTTTACTGCATCGGCGGTTGAAGTAACTGATCTTTATCAAGATATTTTAAAAGTTGATGATAAAACTCGAGACACGCGTTTGGCAGCAAGTCGTACGGCATTGCTGAATGTTTTAGTGAAAGTCAGCGGTGATGAAAGTGCTGATCAAAACAGCTTAGCGCAACAAAAAACTCAAGATATTTCAGACTACATGCTCAAGTTTGAGTACGACGAGAGTACAACCGGTAACTTAAAACTTGTTGTTAAATTTGAAGCGCGAAAAATTAATGCATTAATTAAAGAGCTCGGCTTACCTTTATGGGGTGTGCAACGACCATTAATTGCAATATGGTTAGGAATTGAAGATAACTGGCGCAGAGAACTAGTTACTCAAGAAAGCTACCCACAACTAGAGCAGTTAATATACGATAAAGCAGGGCGACGTGGTTTGCCGGTTGTGGTGCCTTTACTTGATTTACAAGACAGACGCCTAGTTGGTATTCCTGAAGTATGGGGTAATTTTTCAGAGCCAGTAGAAGAGGCGTCTAAGCGTTATAGTGCTGAGCGCAGTATTACCGCCAGAATGTATAAACAACCAGATAGTGAAAATTGGGTTTTAGATTGGCGATTTACTAACGATGACCTTTTTGAATTAAATAGATTAACGGGTGATAAACAACAAGTTGTTGCGCAAATGATAGATACGTTAGCGAAAGGGCTAGCTGATGAATATGCAATTGATCCAAATGCTTATTACGAGCAAGCGGCAGCAACTTTAACCCTAAAAGGTACGCAAAGCTTTGTTGATATTGAGTTGGCTAAACGCCGATTATCAAATTTAAGTGTGGTAACTCAGGCTACTATTATACGAAAAACCCCAGATTTAGTTGAGTTCAAACTTAATCACACTGGCAGTGTGGTTGATTTAAAAAAAGCATTAGGGCTTGATGCTGCGTTTAGAGATTATGTTGATCCAAGTGCTTTTTATCATGTTGTTGATAAAAACAGTTTAGAGTATCAATGGATTGGTGAGTAA
- a CDS encoding M14 family metallopeptidase: MKISSNFDSGNIKVIEATDPLNIQLEINNDFQSEFYQWFHFRLETTPYQLHKLNINKLENSAYPDGWVDYQAVASYDRQTWFRVPSSYENGTLSFEIEPECGSVYFAYFAPYSYERHLDLLTWAQSQQICQLETLGETLDGRDMSVLKIGEPSADKKNIWITARQHPGETMAQWFVEGILHKLLDDEDPHAAALLSKAVFYIVPNMNPDGSARGHLRTNAKGVNLNREWQTPSMENSPEVYLVLNKMRETGLDMHLDIHGDEAIPYNFVAGSEGIPSYDARLKDLEDSFKAALLTITPEFQDEHGYPKDEPGQANLTVGSSATAEEFKALTYTVEMPFKDNNDLPDPDYGWSDRRSYQFGQDTLAAIVNVVDKLR; encoded by the coding sequence ATGAAAATCAGCAGCAATTTCGACAGTGGTAATATTAAGGTTATTGAAGCCACCGATCCATTAAATATCCAGTTAGAGATTAATAACGATTTCCAGTCTGAATTTTATCAGTGGTTTCATTTTCGTCTAGAAACAACTCCTTACCAATTACATAAACTAAACATAAATAAGCTCGAAAACTCAGCTTATCCAGATGGTTGGGTAGACTATCAGGCAGTTGCATCGTATGACCGTCAAACATGGTTTCGTGTACCTTCAAGCTACGAAAATGGCACATTAAGCTTTGAAATAGAGCCAGAGTGCGGCAGTGTTTATTTTGCTTATTTTGCACCATATAGCTATGAGCGTCACTTAGATTTACTTACGTGGGCGCAAAGCCAGCAAATTTGCCAATTAGAAACATTAGGCGAAACCCTTGATGGCCGCGACATGAGCGTACTTAAAATTGGTGAGCCAAGCGCAGATAAGAAAAACATTTGGATCACCGCTCGCCAGCATCCGGGTGAAACAATGGCGCAGTGGTTTGTAGAAGGAATACTTCACAAACTACTTGATGATGAAGACCCGCATGCTGCCGCATTACTATCAAAAGCAGTATTTTATATTGTGCCAAACATGAATCCAGATGGCAGTGCTCGTGGGCACTTACGTACTAATGCTAAAGGCGTTAACTTAAACCGTGAATGGCAAACGCCGAGTATGGAAAATAGCCCCGAAGTTTATTTAGTGCTTAATAAAATGCGTGAAACAGGCCTAGATATGCACCTTGATATTCATGGTGATGAAGCAATCCCGTATAACTTTGTAGCCGGCAGTGAAGGCATTCCAAGTTACGATGCGCGCTTAAAAGATCTAGAAGATAGCTTTAAAGCTGCTTTGTTAACCATTACTCCAGAGTTTCAAGACGAGCATGGTTACCCTAAAGACGAGCCAGGGCAAGCTAACCTTACAGTAGGTTCATCTGCAACAGCAGAAGAATTTAAGGCGCTTACCTATACAGTAGAAATGCCATTTAAAGATAATAACGACTTACCCGACCCAGATTATGGTTGGTCAGATCGTCGTTCATATCAATTTGGCCAAGATACTTTAGCGGCTATCGTAAATGTCGTTGATAAATTAAGATAA
- a CDS encoding DUF2989 domain-containing protein yields MIIRLIAVLGVLTLAGCEKPLSLAQVCKETPGFCNDLNKDNHCREQRSSTILQRYIEYKHPTDENKYQLLKEFESYNQCITLAAKIEHIKLKEKKTSRVEGKLTSIKEMTRLYQDTKNTNHPGLLYYHWSRNNDQRALTKFLALEHDERVTTSAEMQLFLASYYIKFDDDKTIDLLYKTLELNKAQQIPVPEVFTSLVSLFYKQQKYKHAYVFSKVAQMSGIENVDIFAVEQQLASSRKNLDSLDLLAQQTFQQIRAGKFVSPREF; encoded by the coding sequence ATGATTATAAGACTAATAGCAGTGCTTGGAGTACTCACCCTAGCCGGATGTGAAAAGCCACTAAGCTTGGCCCAAGTATGTAAAGAAACGCCCGGGTTTTGCAACGATCTAAATAAAGATAATCATTGCAGAGAGCAGCGCTCTAGCACTATTTTGCAGCGTTATATAGAATATAAGCACCCAACGGATGAAAATAAATATCAGCTACTTAAAGAGTTTGAATCATATAATCAGTGTATTACGCTTGCAGCTAAAATTGAGCATATAAAATTAAAAGAAAAAAAGACCTCACGTGTAGAGGGTAAATTAACCAGTATTAAAGAAATGACGCGATTATATCAAGACACTAAAAATACTAATCACCCAGGCTTACTTTATTATCATTGGTCGCGTAATAACGATCAGCGAGCACTGACTAAGTTTTTAGCCTTGGAGCATGATGAAAGGGTGACAACAAGTGCTGAAATGCAACTTTTTTTGGCATCGTATTATATTAAGTTTGATGATGATAAAACGATTGATTTGCTCTACAAAACATTAGAGCTTAATAAAGCACAGCAAATACCTGTTCCCGAGGTGTTTACCTCTTTGGTCAGTTTGTTTTATAAACAACAAAAGTATAAGCATGCTTATGTTTTTTCAAAAGTTGCGCAGATGTCGGGCATAGAAAACGTTGATATATTTGCTGTAGAGCAGCAATTAGCAAGCAGCAGAAAAAACCTTGATAGTTTAGATTTATTAGCGCAACAAACTTTTCAGCAAATTCGCGCTGGTAAGTTTGTATCACCTAGGGAGTTTTAA
- a CDS encoding glyceraldehyde-3-phosphate dehydrogenase: MTSSHELEYTNSWQERQGYAESMQPIIGKLYRSRGIEIAVYGRPLVNASPIEIIKSHKSVAQFEGTKLRLRESFPFLEAISKMDLNSARIDIGKLAYSYLYNDVANGRSVEEFVKDELAEIADLPAKESRDVVLYGFGRIGRLLARLLIEKSGPYADLRLRAIVVRGGKDGDLEKRASLLRRDSIHGPFNGSITVDKERNAIKANGSYIQVIYANSPSEIDYTAYGIDNALIVDNTGIWKDEAGLGQHLECKGAAKVLLTAPAKGNIKNIVYGVNNKDILPEDKIVCAASCTTNAITPTLKALNDKFGIKNGHVETVHSYTNDQNLIDNYHKADRRGRAAALNMVITETGAAKAVSKALPELEGKLTGNAIRVPTPNVSLAILNLNLEKSTSVEELNAFLRDTALHSDLRDQIDYTASTEIVSTDLVGSRYAGVVDSQATIVDDNRIVLYVWYDNEFGYSCQVVRCMRDMAEVAFPSLPH, translated from the coding sequence ATGACCTCATCTCACGAGTTAGAATACACAAATAGTTGGCAAGAACGCCAAGGTTACGCAGAAAGCATGCAACCAATCATTGGTAAGCTTTATCGTAGTCGTGGTATCGAAATTGCTGTTTATGGCCGTCCACTTGTAAATGCAAGCCCAATTGAAATTATCAAATCTCACAAATCAGTTGCGCAGTTTGAAGGTACAAAATTACGTTTACGTGAAAGCTTCCCATTTTTAGAAGCGATTAGCAAAATGGATTTAAATTCTGCACGTATCGATATTGGTAAGCTGGCTTATAGTTATTTGTATAATGATGTTGCAAACGGTCGTTCTGTTGAAGAGTTTGTAAAAGATGAGCTTGCTGAAATTGCTGATTTACCGGCTAAAGAATCACGTGACGTGGTGCTTTATGGCTTTGGTCGAATTGGCCGTTTACTTGCACGCCTACTAATTGAAAAATCAGGTCCTTATGCTGATTTACGCCTACGCGCAATTGTTGTGCGTGGTGGTAAAGATGGCGACCTTGAAAAACGTGCCAGCTTATTACGTCGTGATTCAATTCATGGTCCATTTAATGGCTCTATCACTGTTGATAAAGAACGTAATGCAATTAAAGCTAATGGTAGCTACATTCAGGTTATTTACGCTAACTCTCCTAGCGAAATAGATTACACAGCTTACGGTATCGACAATGCACTTATTGTTGATAACACAGGCATTTGGAAAGATGAAGCAGGTCTTGGTCAGCATTTGGAATGTAAAGGTGCTGCTAAAGTACTATTAACGGCTCCTGCTAAAGGTAATATAAAAAACATCGTATATGGTGTAAATAACAAAGATATTTTACCTGAAGACAAAATTGTATGTGCAGCAAGCTGTACAACTAATGCCATTACACCAACACTTAAAGCATTAAACGATAAGTTTGGCATTAAAAATGGTCACGTAGAAACGGTTCACTCGTATACTAATGACCAAAACTTAATTGATAACTACCACAAAGCAGACCGTCGTGGCCGTGCTGCTGCGCTTAACATGGTAATTACTGAAACAGGCGCTGCAAAAGCGGTTTCAAAAGCACTACCAGAGCTTGAAGGCAAACTAACGGGTAACGCAATTCGCGTACCTACACCTAACGTGTCGCTGGCTATTTTGAACTTAAATTTAGAAAAGAGCACCTCGGTAGAAGAGCTAAACGCATTTTTACGCGATACCGCACTTCACTCAGACTTGCGCGACCAAATTGATTACACCGCTTCTACTGAAATCGTATCTACTGATTTAGTAGGTAGTCGTTACGCTGGTGTGGTTGACTCGCAAGCAACGATTGTTGATGACAATCGTATTGTACTTTACGTTTGGTACGATAATGAGTTTGGTTACAGCTGCCAAGTGGTACGTTGTATGCGCGATATGGCCGAAGTGGCATTCCCAAGCTTACCTCACTAA
- the pheT gene encoding phenylalanine--tRNA ligase subunit beta has protein sequence MKFSEKWLREWVNPAIDTQALSEQLSMAGLEVDGVTPAAAKFNGVLVGEVVECGQHPDADKLRVTKINVGGDELLDIVCGAPNCRLGIKVAVATVGAVLPGDFKIKKAKLRGQPSNGMLCAFVELGISEEGDGIMELPSDAPVGTDLREYLGLDDNIIDVDLTPNRGDCLGIKGLAREVGVLNSIDVNVLQIPAVTPTIDDKVSIELVNEDACPRYLGRVIKGINLDTATPLWLVEKLRRSGVRSIDPVVDVTNYVLLELGHPMHAFDLNAIEGGIKVRSANAGEELVLLDGNSVKLNESTLVIADHNKALAIAGIFGGEQSGVTDKTSDILLESAFFNPIAIAGQARSYGLHTDASHRYERGVDFALQHDAIERATALLLEIVGGEAGPVVEAVAADKLPKVTEVRLRRSRLDRVIGHHIEDEKVTDILTRLGFNVKVENDSWSADVPSYRFDVRIEEDLIEEVARVYGYNSIPNVAPTAKLKMTTHNEATIALSKFRNTLVARGYQEAITYSFVDPKAQAILHPESQPLVLPHPISIEMSAMRVSLMPGLLASLAYNQNRQQPRIRLFEHGLKFLSDENAENGVNQVPVIGGVITGLAHGEHWVEEKRNVDFYDVKGDVEALLAITNDVSRFEIKAEQSDGLHPGQSAVIYVAGKKVGFFGALHPQVQKSLDINNATFVFEIEMSAIEKRNLPQIAGVSKFPSNRRDIAILVQESVNIGDILTAIEKVGGNQLVDLNLFDVYKGKGIEPNYKSLAIALTLQSVDRTLEEKDINLVVDNVVATLAEQFNASLRD, from the coding sequence ATGAAATTTAGTGAAAAGTGGTTAAGAGAGTGGGTTAATCCAGCCATTGATACGCAAGCTCTGTCGGAACAGCTTTCTATGGCTGGTCTAGAAGTTGATGGTGTAACACCTGCAGCAGCAAAGTTTAATGGTGTCTTGGTAGGTGAAGTTGTTGAATGTGGGCAACATCCTGATGCAGATAAGCTCCGCGTTACCAAAATTAATGTCGGTGGTGATGAACTGCTTGATATTGTATGTGGTGCACCAAACTGTCGTTTAGGCATTAAAGTTGCGGTTGCAACTGTTGGTGCCGTGCTTCCTGGTGATTTTAAAATTAAAAAAGCCAAGTTACGTGGCCAACCTTCAAATGGCATGTTGTGTGCCTTTGTCGAGCTAGGTATTAGCGAAGAAGGCGATGGCATTATGGAATTGCCAAGTGATGCGCCAGTAGGAACAGATTTACGTGAATACCTAGGCCTTGATGATAATATTATTGATGTTGATTTGACGCCAAACCGTGGTGATTGTTTAGGTATAAAAGGCTTAGCCCGTGAAGTGGGCGTACTTAACAGCATAGACGTAAACGTATTACAAATTCCAGCGGTTACACCAACAATTGACGATAAAGTATCGATTGAATTAGTTAATGAAGATGCATGTCCTCGCTACCTTGGTCGTGTGATCAAAGGCATTAACCTTGATACAGCAACGCCGTTATGGTTGGTTGAAAAACTACGTCGCAGCGGTGTGCGTTCAATCGATCCAGTAGTCGATGTTACTAATTATGTATTACTAGAACTTGGCCACCCAATGCATGCATTTGATTTAAATGCAATTGAAGGTGGTATTAAAGTGCGTAGTGCAAATGCCGGTGAAGAGCTGGTTTTACTTGACGGTAATAGCGTTAAATTAAACGAATCTACATTAGTGATAGCCGATCATAATAAAGCGCTAGCCATTGCGGGTATTTTTGGTGGCGAGCAATCGGGTGTTACAGATAAAACGTCTGATATATTACTTGAAAGCGCATTCTTTAACCCTATAGCAATTGCAGGGCAAGCGCGTAGCTATGGTTTGCACACAGATGCCTCGCATCGTTATGAGCGTGGTGTTGATTTTGCGCTACAGCATGATGCAATAGAGCGTGCAACAGCGTTACTACTTGAAATAGTAGGCGGTGAAGCAGGCCCAGTGGTTGAAGCCGTTGCCGCAGATAAGCTACCTAAAGTGACTGAGGTTCGTTTACGTCGTAGCCGTTTAGACCGTGTTATTGGCCATCATATTGAAGATGAGAAAGTTACTGATATTTTAACCCGCTTAGGTTTTAACGTAAAAGTTGAAAACGACAGCTGGAGTGCAGATGTACCTAGTTACCGTTTTGATGTGCGTATTGAAGAAGATTTAATTGAAGAAGTGGCACGTGTTTACGGTTACAACAGTATTCCTAATGTTGCACCGACTGCTAAACTTAAAATGACCACCCATAACGAAGCGACTATCGCACTAAGTAAGTTTCGTAATACGCTAGTAGCCCGTGGCTATCAAGAGGCTATTACGTACAGTTTTGTAGACCCTAAAGCGCAAGCTATTTTGCACCCAGAAAGTCAGCCGCTAGTATTACCGCACCCAATTTCAATTGAAATGTCGGCAATGCGAGTAAGCTTAATGCCGGGCTTATTGGCGTCGCTAGCGTATAACCAAAATCGTCAGCAACCGCGTATTCGTTTATTTGAACACGGCCTTAAATTTTTAAGTGACGAAAATGCCGAAAACGGTGTTAACCAAGTGCCAGTAATTGGCGGTGTAATTACCGGTCTTGCGCATGGCGAACATTGGGTTGAAGAAAAACGCAACGTCGATTTTTACGATGTGAAAGGTGACGTGGAAGCACTACTGGCAATTACCAATGATGTCAGCCGCTTTGAAATTAAAGCAGAGCAGTCAGATGGTTTGCATCCTGGTCAATCAGCGGTAATTTATGTTGCTGGAAAAAAGGTTGGCTTTTTTGGTGCTTTACACCCTCAAGTGCAAAAGTCGTTAGATATCAATAATGCTACATTTGTGTTTGAAATTGAAATGTCGGCAATTGAAAAAAGAAATTTACCGCAAATTGCAGGGGTGTCTAAATTCCCTTCAAATCGCCGCGACATCGCGATTTTAGTGCAAGAGAGCGTAAATATTGGCGATATTTTAACAGCGATAGAAAAAGTTGGCGGAAATCAATTAGTTGACCTAAACTTATTCGATGTGTATAAGGGCAAAGGTATTGAGCCAAATTATAAGAGTTTGGCGATTGCTCTAACACTGCAATCGGTTGATAGAACACTCGAAGAGAAAGATATCAATCTAGTAGTTGATAACGTGGTGGCCACACTGGCCGAACAGTTTAATGCATCGTTGAGGGACTAG
- the hda gene encoding DnaA regulatory inactivator Hda, which produces MLTHEPMQMALPVTLPDDETFTSYFGGEDSLEVSHLKDSFSKLSQSFQYTYLCGLGDSGKSHLLYATCIQAQERGLSNMLLSMREVIDFGPMVLEGLEALDVLCIDDVHLVAGDDAWEKALFNFFNRFNEPKKMLVVTADLLPDMLNISLPDLESRLKWGTTLQIRSMSDDDKAQALVKRTKMRGLELSDECARFLLTRLSRDMRTLLDVLDKLDHASMAAQRKLTIPFIKSTLKL; this is translated from the coding sequence ATGCTAACTCATGAACCAATGCAAATGGCATTGCCGGTTACTTTGCCCGATGACGAAACCTTTACTTCGTACTTTGGTGGTGAGGACTCTTTAGAAGTAAGCCATTTAAAAGACAGTTTTTCAAAATTGTCGCAATCTTTTCAATACACGTATTTATGTGGTTTGGGCGATTCAGGGAAATCTCACCTTTTGTACGCTACGTGTATTCAAGCGCAAGAGCGCGGCTTATCAAATATGCTGTTATCTATGCGAGAAGTTATTGATTTTGGCCCTATGGTATTAGAAGGCTTAGAAGCTCTTGATGTTTTATGCATAGATGATGTGCATTTGGTAGCGGGTGATGATGCGTGGGAAAAGGCCTTATTTAATTTTTTTAATCGCTTTAACGAGCCTAAAAAAATGTTGGTGGTGACCGCAGACTTACTCCCCGACATGCTAAATATTAGCTTACCTGACTTAGAATCGCGGCTAAAATGGGGAACTACACTGCAAATTCGCTCCATGAGCGATGACGACAAAGCACAAGCTTTAGTTAAACGCACAAAAATGCGCGGCTTAGAGCTAAGTGACGAATGCGCCCGATTTTTATTAACGCGCTTAAGCCGTGATATGCGGACATTACTAGACGTATTAGACAAATTAGATCATGCATCTATGGCCGCACAACGAAAATTAACAATTCCTTTTATAAAATCAACGTTAAAGCTCTAG